The Aequorivita sublithincola DSM 14238 genome window below encodes:
- a CDS encoding TIGR02757 family protein, with translation MKKYQLKEFLDEKVILYNNPNFIESDPIQIPHLFTLKEDIEIAGFLVATIAWGNRKSIINNGHKLMKIMGNSPYDFVMNYSEDDSSSLENFVHRTFNSDDLSYFIKSLQNIYKNHNGLENVFSKYSEKDSMQPAIHNFKKTFFELPHLSRTQKHVSDPLKNSAAKRINMFLRWMVRDDNTGVDFGIWKSMTPSLLSCPLDVHSGNVARKLKLLVRKQNDAKALSELDKSLRKLDPKDPVKYDFALFGLGVFERF, from the coding sequence ATGAAAAAGTATCAATTAAAGGAATTCCTCGATGAAAAAGTCATCCTCTACAACAATCCAAATTTTATAGAAAGTGACCCAATTCAAATTCCTCATCTTTTCACTTTAAAGGAAGATATTGAAATTGCCGGCTTTCTCGTTGCAACTATTGCTTGGGGAAACCGCAAAAGCATTATAAACAACGGTCACAAGTTGATGAAAATTATGGGCAATTCGCCTTATGATTTTGTGATGAATTATTCGGAAGATGATTCAAGTTCACTTGAAAACTTTGTTCATCGTACCTTTAATAGTGACGATCTTAGTTACTTTATAAAATCGCTTCAAAATATTTATAAAAACCACAATGGCTTAGAAAATGTGTTTTCTAAGTATTCTGAAAAAGATTCAATGCAACCTGCGATTCATAATTTCAAAAAAACGTTTTTTGAACTTCCTCATCTCTCCAGAACCCAAAAACACGTTAGTGATCCCTTAAAAAATTCAGCAGCAAAAAGAATAAACATGTTTTTACGCTGGATGGTTCGTGATGACAATACCGGTGTAGATTTCGGGATTTGGAAAAGCATGACTCCTTCCCTACTTTCCTGTCCGTTGGACGTTCACAGTGGCAATGTAGCTAGAAAGCTAAAATTGTTGGTCCGAAAACAAAATGATGCTAAAGCCTTATCAGAGTTAGATAAATCTCTTCGTAAATTAGACCCGAAAGATCCTGTAAAATATGATTTTGCCCTTTTCGGATTAGGCGTTTTTGAACGCTTTTGA
- a CDS encoding MBL fold metallo-hydrolase: MNSTFTVTFLGTGTSQGIPVIGSDHPVCKSTDPKDKRLRVSVLLRWDDYTFVIDCGPDFRQQMLRENVSKVDAILLTHEHSDHTAGLDDIRPFNFKQGNMPFYSHKRVFESLRDRFAYIFATENKYPGAPSIEQIEIDKNTLFVIGGKKVIPIEAFHDKLPVLGFRVEDFTYLTDVKTISEEEIEKVKGTKILVINALREEPHYSHFNISEALDFVEKVKPKKTYFTHISHVMGFHKEVEKRLPKNVHLAYDTLTIKI, translated from the coding sequence ATGAATTCAACCTTCACCGTTACATTTCTCGGCACCGGAACTTCACAAGGAATACCAGTAATTGGTAGCGATCATCCAGTTTGTAAAAGTACAGACCCTAAAGATAAACGCTTGCGGGTATCAGTTTTATTGCGTTGGGACGATTATACTTTTGTAATTGACTGTGGTCCCGATTTTCGACAGCAAATGTTACGCGAAAATGTTTCAAAAGTGGATGCAATTTTGTTAACTCACGAACATAGTGACCATACTGCGGGATTGGACGATATTCGTCCGTTTAATTTTAAGCAGGGCAATATGCCTTTCTATTCACACAAACGTGTTTTTGAATCGTTACGCGATCGGTTTGCCTATATTTTTGCAACCGAAAATAAATATCCAGGCGCACCAAGTATTGAACAAATTGAAATTGATAAAAACACTCTGTTTGTTATAGGTGGAAAGAAAGTGATTCCTATTGAAGCATTTCACGATAAGCTTCCTGTTTTAGGGTTTCGAGTTGAAGATTTTACTTATCTGACTGATGTAAAAACTATCTCAGAAGAAGAGATTGAAAAAGTAAAAGGAACAAAAATTTTGGTAATCAATGCCCTTCGTGAAGAACCACACTATTCACATTTCAATATTTCAGAAGCACTCGATTTTGTTGAAAAAGTAAAACCTAAAAAAACATATTTCACACATATTAGCCACGTTATGGGCTTTCACAAAGAAGTGGAAAAAAGACTTCCGAAGAATGTACATTTGGCTTATGATACACTTACAATAAAAATATAA
- a CDS encoding BatA domain-containing protein, with the protein MQFKHPEILYALFLLLIPIFIHLFQLRRFQKVDFTNVAFLKKVTIQTRKSSQLKKWLTLLMRLLAMAAIIMTFAQPFTASKTALSSKKETVIYIDNSLSMQAKGAKGPILERALQDLFEKTSGSKKISWFTNNSERKNTAPQDFKSEILSVEYSQNQLTPSQVLLKANQLFSNEKDVLKRLVYLSDFQQKEAFPEIPEDLIVDAVQLKPVKTSNIAIDSVYVASKNASTTQLKVKVSKTANETSDAPISLFNKEKLIAKTATDLSGNSGGTITFDIDNSEEFIGKLEVNEPNLPFDNTLFFSINKLGKIKVLTINEADGKFLQRLFEKEEFQFTQQTFKTLNYNEIPDQNFIVLNELKEVPASLATALKAFSDDGGSVLIIPAAEVDYNSYNNYILTMALGTISEAKPQEKKITKIVFSHPLFKDVFEKEVANFQYPKVNSFYNISTNATPAISFEDNQPFLLQKSKTYLFTAAINKENSNFQNSPLVVPTIYNMALQSLPLPRLYYTIGEQNSIAIPVKLGPDEILNIKDSTAQFIPLQQTKANFVLMTTTDEPNKAGNYQIVKENEFLENISYNYARSESELQYLNPEDWKGAEVYNTVDDLFDSISEANSINSFWKWFAIFALLFLTIEMLILKFFK; encoded by the coding sequence ATGCAGTTTAAACACCCCGAAATTCTTTACGCCCTTTTCCTGCTACTCATTCCGATATTTATTCACCTATTTCAACTTCGGCGTTTTCAAAAAGTAGATTTTACCAATGTTGCTTTTCTTAAAAAAGTAACAATCCAAACCCGCAAAAGTTCACAACTAAAAAAATGGCTCACTTTATTGATGCGTTTGTTAGCGATGGCAGCCATAATTATGACTTTTGCACAACCTTTCACGGCTTCAAAAACTGCTTTAAGCTCTAAAAAAGAAACCGTTATTTATATTGACAATTCATTAAGTATGCAAGCAAAGGGCGCAAAAGGGCCAATTTTAGAAAGAGCTTTGCAAGATTTATTTGAAAAAACCAGCGGTTCAAAAAAAATAAGTTGGTTCACAAACAATTCAGAACGTAAAAATACTGCGCCTCAAGATTTTAAAAGCGAAATACTTTCAGTTGAATATTCCCAGAATCAATTAACGCCCAGCCAAGTTTTATTAAAGGCGAACCAACTCTTTTCCAACGAAAAAGATGTTTTGAAACGTCTTGTCTATCTTTCAGATTTTCAGCAGAAAGAAGCTTTTCCAGAAATCCCTGAAGATTTAATAGTTGATGCCGTACAATTAAAACCTGTGAAAACATCCAATATTGCCATTGATAGTGTTTATGTTGCTTCAAAAAACGCTTCCACGACGCAATTAAAAGTGAAGGTCTCAAAAACAGCAAATGAAACTTCTGATGCTCCGATTTCTCTATTCAACAAAGAAAAATTGATAGCTAAAACTGCAACGGATCTTTCAGGAAACTCAGGCGGTACGATTACTTTCGACATAGATAATTCTGAAGAATTTATAGGAAAACTGGAAGTCAACGAGCCCAATTTACCTTTTGATAATACTTTGTTTTTCAGCATAAACAAACTTGGGAAAATAAAAGTTTTAACCATTAATGAAGCCGATGGTAAGTTTCTACAACGTCTTTTTGAAAAGGAAGAATTTCAGTTTACTCAGCAAACCTTCAAAACACTGAATTATAACGAGATTCCCGACCAAAATTTCATTGTGCTTAATGAGTTGAAAGAAGTTCCAGCTTCTTTAGCAACCGCTTTAAAAGCGTTCAGCGACGATGGTGGCAGTGTTTTGATCATTCCAGCTGCTGAAGTGGATTACAACAGTTACAACAACTATATTTTAACGATGGCCTTGGGAACGATTTCCGAAGCAAAACCTCAGGAAAAAAAGATTACAAAAATTGTTTTTTCGCATCCTCTTTTTAAAGATGTTTTCGAAAAAGAAGTTGCAAATTTTCAATATCCGAAAGTAAATTCATTTTATAATATTTCAACAAACGCAACGCCAGCAATCAGCTTCGAAGACAATCAACCTTTTTTACTTCAAAAGAGTAAAACCTATTTATTTACGGCGGCTATCAACAAAGAGAACTCAAATTTTCAGAATTCGCCTTTAGTTGTGCCCACAATTTACAATATGGCTTTGCAGAGTTTGCCTTTGCCTCGCTTGTATTATACTATCGGTGAACAAAATTCCATCGCGATTCCTGTAAAATTAGGTCCTGATGAGATCCTTAACATTAAAGATAGTACAGCGCAGTTTATTCCGCTTCAACAAACAAAAGCCAATTTCGTTTTAATGACAACAACGGACGAGCCCAACAAAGCCGGCAACTATCAAATTGTGAAGGAAAATGAGTTTTTGGAAAATATAAGTTATAATTACGCCAGAAGCGAAAGCGAATTGCAATATCTAAATCCCGAAGATTGGAAAGGTGCTGAAGTCTATAATACCGTGGATGACCTTTTTGATTCTATAAGTGAAGCCAATTCTATTAACAGTTTTTGGAAATGGTTTGCTATTTTTGCATTGCTCTTTTTGACTATTGAAATGCTTATTTTGAAGTTTTTCAAGTAG
- a CDS encoding membrane protein, with amino-acid sequence METTTDNGKTVAIIAYMTLIGWIIALIMNNGNKTLLGSFHVRQSLGIICVGVLLNILASIISIPIISYIVWAGVVVLWILGLLSAVQGEMKPVPVLGEKFQEWFKGL; translated from the coding sequence ATGGAAACAACAACAGACAACGGAAAAACCGTGGCCATAATCGCCTACATGACGCTTATTGGATGGATAATCGCTCTTATAATGAACAATGGTAATAAAACACTTTTGGGCTCTTTCCACGTGCGCCAATCTTTGGGAATTATTTGTGTAGGCGTACTTTTGAATATATTAGCAAGTATTATTAGCATTCCAATTATTAGTTATATCGTTTGGGCGGGCGTGGTAGTATTATGGATTCTTGGACTGTTGAGCGCTGTTCAAGGCGAAATGAAACCAGTTCCGGTTCTGGGAGAAAAATTTCAGGAATGGTTTAAAGGACTTTAA
- a CDS encoding alpha/beta hydrolase, translating into MEKQTLLLDHNYRAAKNAAENPPAIIMLHGFGSDENDLFSFASELPEKYAIISLKAPIKMQPYGNAWYNIYFDDSQGKFSDDDQAIASRELVSKCIDEIVDKYKVDENNITLLGFSQGTILSFSVALSYPEKVKNVIGLSGYVNEAILKEGYPKNDFSNLKIYTSHGSVDQVIPVQWARKTEPFLNKLNIECTYSEFPVGHGVAPQNFQELKDWLGKQ; encoded by the coding sequence ATGGAAAAACAGACTTTACTTTTAGATCATAACTACAGAGCAGCAAAAAATGCTGCTGAAAATCCACCGGCAATAATAATGCTTCACGGTTTTGGAAGTGATGAAAATGATTTGTTTTCATTCGCCAGTGAATTGCCGGAAAAATATGCAATCATTTCTCTAAAAGCACCAATAAAAATGCAACCCTACGGAAATGCTTGGTACAATATTTATTTTGATGATTCTCAAGGGAAATTTAGTGATGACGATCAAGCAATTGCTTCACGGGAACTAGTTTCAAAATGTATTGATGAAATTGTAGATAAATATAAGGTTGACGAAAATAATATTACACTTCTCGGTTTCAGCCAAGGCACGATTTTGAGTTTTTCCGTTGCCTTAAGTTATCCTGAAAAAGTAAAAAACGTAATCGGTTTAAGCGGTTACGTTAATGAAGCTATTTTGAAAGAAGGCTATCCTAAAAATGATTTCAGCAACTTAAAAATCTACACCTCTCACGGAAGCGTGGATCAAGTAATACCAGTACAATGGGCAAGAAAAACGGAGCCTTTTCTTAATAAACTAAATATTGAATGTACTTATTCCGAATTTCCAGTTGGTCATGGAGTTGCGCCGCAGAATTTTCAGGAATTAAAGGATTGGTTGGGAAAGCAGTAG
- the bcp gene encoding thioredoxin-dependent thiol peroxidase yields the protein MQTLQAGDKAPNFKINDQDGNSISSIDYEGKKWVVFFYPKASTPGCTVEACNLRDHYKELQKQGYELLGVSADSEKRQKNFKEKYNFPFPLLADENKEVINAFGVWGPKKFMGRTFDGIHRKTFIIDKKGIIERVIEKVKTKDHAAQILD from the coding sequence ATGCAAACGTTACAAGCCGGAGACAAGGCTCCAAATTTTAAAATAAACGATCAAGATGGAAATAGTATTTCTTCAATAGATTATGAAGGAAAAAAGTGGGTCGTTTTCTTCTATCCAAAAGCCAGTACGCCAGGTTGTACGGTTGAAGCTTGCAATCTACGTGATCATTATAAAGAACTTCAAAAGCAAGGTTATGAACTTTTAGGCGTGAGCGCTGATAGTGAAAAACGTCAAAAGAATTTTAAAGAGAAATACAATTTCCCATTTCCACTTTTAGCTGACGAAAACAAAGAGGTAATCAATGCTTTCGGGGTTTGGGGACCAAAAAAATTTATGGGAAGAACCTTTGACGGCATCCATAGAAAAACCTTTATAATTGATAAAAAAGGAATTATTGAAAGAGTGATTGAAAAGGTAAAAACCAAAGATCACGCCGCTCAAATACTGGATTAG
- a CDS encoding endonuclease III domain-containing protein, whose product MTKQEKANFVIDTLNEIYPQVPIPLEHKDPYTLLIAVLLSAQSTDVRVNQITPILFEIADNPYDMVKLTVEEIRDIIRPVGLSPMKSKGIHGLSKILIEKYNGIVPADFEALESFPAVGHKTASVVMSQAFNIPAFPVDTHIHRLMYRWGFTNGKNVVQTERDAKRLFPEDLWNILHLQIIWYGRQYSPARGWDLEKDIITRTVGRKTVINNYLKKKSMSR is encoded by the coding sequence ATGACTAAGCAAGAAAAGGCAAATTTCGTTATAGATACGTTAAATGAAATTTATCCACAAGTTCCAATTCCATTAGAACATAAAGATCCTTATACTTTATTGATTGCTGTATTGCTTTCCGCTCAAAGCACGGATGTTCGGGTGAACCAAATAACACCAATTTTATTCGAAATAGCCGACAATCCGTACGATATGGTAAAATTGACCGTTGAAGAAATTAGGGATATCATAAGACCAGTAGGGCTTTCCCCAATGAAATCGAAAGGCATACACGGACTTTCAAAAATTTTGATTGAAAAATACAATGGAATAGTACCCGCAGATTTTGAAGCTTTAGAATCCTTTCCAGCCGTTGGCCACAAAACAGCAAGTGTGGTGATGAGCCAAGCTTTTAATATTCCTGCATTTCCAGTAGATACGCACATTCACCGATTAATGTACCGTTGGGGATTTACAAATGGTAAAAATGTGGTTCAAACCGAAAGAGATGCAAAACGTTTGTTCCCAGAAGATTTGTGGAACATCCTTCACCTTCAGATTATTTGGTATGGAAGACAATATTCTCCTGCCAGAGGATGGGATTTGGAAAAAGATATAATTACCAGAACTGTTGGTAGAAAGACGGTTATCAACAATTATTTAAAGAAAAAGTCGATGAGTCGATGA
- a CDS encoding dihydroorotase, with protein sequence MKLLLKSATIVDASSKHHLKKQDVLIENGKISKIASNIPSSEKVKEVTLKNLHISQGWFDSSVSFGEPGFEERETIENGLKTAALSGFTSVAVNANSFPVTDSKGHIKFLKSKAEGNALNLYPVGALTVGSKGTDLAELYDMKNEGAVSFYDYKIPIANPNLLKIALQYTQNFDGLVQSFPFEKSVARNGIVNEEVNSTRLGLKGIPALSEELQIIRDLYILEYTGGKLHIPTISTKKSVELIKDAKKKGLNVTCSVAIFNLILTDDVLEGFDTIYKLLPPLRTKEDIKALLKGLKEGTIDGVTSDHNPIDVEHKKTEFEHALFGSIGLESCFGALNLLLGVEESVKALTGLKEVFNITSEKIEEGNLAELTLFNPYESWEFSEKDIVSTSKNAALLGVNLKGKPYGIIANNQLELNK encoded by the coding sequence ATGAAATTACTTCTGAAATCTGCCACCATTGTTGATGCTTCCAGTAAGCACCATTTAAAGAAACAGGATGTTTTAATAGAAAATGGTAAAATCTCTAAGATTGCTTCAAACATTCCTTCTTCTGAAAAAGTAAAAGAAGTGACTTTGAAGAATCTTCACATTTCACAAGGTTGGTTTGATAGTAGCGTTTCTTTTGGCGAGCCAGGTTTTGAAGAAAGAGAAACTATTGAAAACGGATTGAAAACTGCTGCTCTCAGCGGATTCACAAGCGTTGCAGTAAACGCCAACAGTTTTCCAGTAACAGACAGTAAAGGTCACATAAAATTCTTAAAAAGTAAAGCTGAAGGAAACGCTTTAAACCTCTACCCCGTCGGCGCATTAACGGTTGGCAGCAAAGGAACAGATTTGGCAGAATTGTATGATATGAAGAATGAAGGCGCAGTTTCCTTCTACGATTATAAAATCCCAATTGCGAACCCAAATCTTCTAAAAATAGCACTTCAATACACCCAAAATTTTGATGGTTTGGTTCAGTCCTTTCCTTTTGAAAAATCTGTTGCTCGCAATGGAATAGTAAATGAAGAAGTGAACAGCACACGTTTGGGTTTGAAAGGAATTCCAGCACTTTCGGAGGAACTTCAAATAATTCGTGATTTGTATATTTTGGAATATACTGGCGGAAAACTTCACATACCAACCATTTCGACCAAAAAATCGGTTGAATTGATTAAGGATGCAAAGAAAAAAGGACTAAATGTAACGTGTAGCGTTGCAATCTTCAATCTGATATTGACAGATGATGTCTTGGAAGGCTTTGATACAATCTACAAATTGCTTCCACCGCTTCGTACAAAAGAAGATATCAAAGCTTTGCTAAAAGGCTTAAAAGAAGGAACTATTGATGGCGTTACCAGCGATCATAACCCAATAGATGTGGAACATAAAAAAACAGAATTTGAGCATGCTCTTTTCGGAAGCATAGGTTTGGAAAGTTGTTTTGGAGCTTTAAATCTTCTTTTGGGAGTTGAAGAATCCGTCAAAGCATTAACAGGTTTAAAAGAAGTTTTCAATATTACTTCAGAAAAAATTGAGGAAGGAAACCTAGCCGAACTTACGCTTTTCAATCCCTATGAAAGCTGGGAGTTTTCTGAAAAGGATATTGTTTCCACTTCAAAAAACGCTGCACTTCTTGGAGTTAATCTTAAAGGAAAACCTTACGGAATCATTGCAAATAATCAATTGGAATTAAATAAATAA
- a CDS encoding GAF domain-containing sensor histidine kinase: protein MITPKFPVDEKQRIAAVRSYNLLDTLPEKDFDNITALTANICDVPISLVTLLDADRNFLKSHYGIPFNESPRNISFCGHAILEESDIFIVEDARKDTRFKNNPLVKDLQAIFYAGVRLINSEGYPLGTLCVFDTKARTLSKSQKKALIAMAYQVVNLFEARKRNRTLLAVQQELKDKNEQLKNFAGVVSHDMKMPLANMIITSDMLRTKYGHLLDSQGKEYLNYIKQSSFTLSEYITGLLEHYESDKTASLTDEVFDSQEVLEEIIELLNINIDCEINLPEENIEIHANKVALEQIILNLVANSLKYNDKERIKIDIDCFEKNGCYHFKITDNGIGIPKNKLEHIFELFATTDVLDRNGKKGNGIGLSTVKKLVEKLGGEIKVTSKLGEGTTFLFGIKKT from the coding sequence TTGATAACACCAAAATTCCCTGTTGATGAAAAGCAACGTATAGCCGCAGTTCGGTCCTACAATTTGTTGGACACATTGCCAGAAAAGGATTTTGACAATATAACGGCTTTAACAGCTAATATTTGCGACGTTCCCATCTCGTTGGTTACACTTCTAGACGCAGATCGTAATTTTTTAAAGTCGCATTACGGCATACCTTTTAACGAGTCGCCTAGAAACATTTCTTTCTGTGGACACGCGATTTTAGAAGAATCCGACATTTTTATTGTTGAAGACGCCAGAAAAGATACACGTTTTAAGAACAATCCGCTTGTAAAGGATTTGCAAGCCATTTTTTATGCAGGCGTACGATTGATAAATTCTGAAGGATATCCGTTAGGAACCCTTTGCGTTTTTGACACAAAAGCCAGAACACTTTCTAAATCACAGAAAAAAGCCCTAATTGCCATGGCTTACCAAGTTGTAAATCTATTTGAGGCACGAAAACGAAATAGAACTTTATTAGCAGTACAGCAAGAATTAAAGGATAAAAACGAGCAACTTAAAAATTTTGCCGGAGTTGTTTCACACGATATGAAAATGCCTTTGGCAAATATGATTATCACTTCAGATATGCTTCGCACAAAATACGGTCATCTTTTAGACAGTCAGGGCAAGGAGTATTTGAACTACATAAAGCAATCGTCTTTTACTCTAAGCGAATATATTACAGGACTTTTGGAGCATTATGAAAGTGATAAAACGGCATCGTTAACGGACGAGGTTTTTGATAGTCAAGAAGTTTTGGAAGAAATAATAGAACTATTAAATATCAATATTGACTGCGAAATAAACCTTCCAGAAGAAAATATTGAAATACACGCCAACAAGGTAGCTTTAGAACAAATTATTCTCAACTTAGTTGCTAATAGCCTAAAATACAACGATAAAGAAAGGATAAAAATCGATATCGATTGCTTTGAAAAAAACGGTTGCTATCACTTTAAAATTACTGATAACGGCATTGGAATTCCCAAAAACAAATTGGAGCATATTTTTGAACTTTTTGCAACTACCGATGTGTTAGATAGAAACGGGAAAAAAGGAAACGGAATTGGTCTTTCTACGGTTAAAAAACTTGTTGAAAAATTGGGCGGTGAAATAAAAGTAACTTCGAAATTAGGGGAAGGAACCACTTTTCTTTTTGGCATTAAAAAAACGTAA